GTTACTCTCGTCATGTTTATCCAACTTAAATTCCGGAGAAGGATCGGGAGGAATAGCTAAAAGTGCCAAATCCAAATTCGGGCTGGCGGGATTCCTGGGTTTAAAATTATGATCAGTATAAACACTCCCTAACACTGAAAAAGTATAGAAGCCGAATAATCTTGAGCGATTCTCGATTAAAAAACTGCTTCACATCCAAATTACCCGGGGAGTTCTTTTTCTGCAGCAGCAAGTAATGAAGCCGGAGGATCCTTAGGAGGCAAGGAAGACGAAACTTGGCTCGAATTCGGCTCCAACGTAAAACCCAAAGCGTCAAGGTCACCATTGTGCGAAATACCAGCTTGCTCTAAAGTCCTATTGTCATCTCTGACCTTGTTCCCGTGAAGAATCACTCCCACCCGTAAACTACCACCAAGTATAGTTGTCACGGCGTCCATCACCGTTTTCTGAAGAAAACGTCATTCATATTCAAATGGCTATCATAAGAGCAAAATCTTACTCCAGCTTATACTATTTCTTCATAAACAAAATTCAAGCTCACATTATACACTATCCTTGAGAACATTTTCGTTCTCAAAACTCATAAGGGCAGGATTTTACACTATCCTGCTTACCTTTAACGAGCCAACCGTTGTTGTTTCAGGAACCTCGATATACAACTCTGGCACCCTAAATGACTTGATGCTAAATTTTACTGAAAGAGAAAAGAAACGCCGAATAAGGAGCTTTTAAGAATAACAATATATGGCCAAAAAGACCAAATCTGGATCAACTACGAGTCggaaaagtttttaaattaaaaaaaaatcataccaTTGGGATCCTTAGGATTTTGAAGACCTTTAACAGAAGCCGTAGTCCCGATACCTGAAAAATTAAGTATAATTACTTAGCATGACTACAAACTACGAGAGAACGGCAACAGCAAACATGACAATCGACAGCAAGGCAAGGACCTCTGTGCGCAATCAAGGCCGAGCCGTAATTATCTCCATTGGTTTGCTTCTCGGGCAAATTAGAAATGCTTTCACTACTGACCTCTTGGTCATAGGCAATAGCAAAGCTACGGCTACACAATTTCCTTCTCTTGGGAGCCTTTTCAAAGTGGCGTCTTTGTTGTGCATATGTTCTTTTCCTATTACCATACGGCCTCATTGCCTTGTCTAAAATGCCAAAACACGTCAGATAAAAAACAACATAAGTACACAAACTAAAACCATAATCCGACTATAATtacgtaaatatatatatgttcccaCTCACAAGAGTTGAAAAATTCGCATTCCTTCAACCCGGGAGCTACATGCCAGCGTCTAGATGTCAACAACTTGCGTATTCTTCTGTACCCATTGTGTGATCGATGCCTAAAGGCCCTGATCTTGGTGCTACGTTTAAAGCACCTAAAAGAATTTTCGTCATCATCTCTAATACCTAACTTTACATCATTCCTCCTATGCTTTGCAAAAGAAGCACTAGAAACCGGGTCCCTGTACAAGGGCATCTGTACACTACGATCTGAGTTATTGAGGGTATTCTTATTAGTAgtagttaaataattttttatcagATCCTTTACACTGGAACCGCTAGCCATAGTTACGTCTCCCGCCTGCATCCCGTCATCAGCTAACTGTTTTTGAGTCGCGCTGTTAATTTTAACACTACATAAATCCCCAAGGTTAGACGGTCTTCCTTCCACTTCACTATTGAAATTCCCTTCAGCATCGGGATTCTTAACGCTCTCCAACTTGACACCCGAATAGACTTTTCCGGAGAACTCAGTAAAAGTGCTCTCTGAGACAGAACTATTTTCCGAATATGACGATCCGCCATTGCCATGCTTGATTTTCTGCTCTTGAATTGCGCCTT
This portion of the Ipomoea triloba cultivar NCNSP0323 chromosome 5, ASM357664v1 genome encodes:
- the LOC116019561 gene encoding telomere repeat-binding protein 2-like; protein product: MVMKKRLEYGFDGYRFPVVPRAPRSSRRRHTGNVDDKQICAFELLAAVAGKLLLESESSASSNAAQGKDGPAIQRDVTEPGNFQEDKASKPECLDRGSCVESAFLPKGAIQEQKIKHGNGGSSYSENSSVSESTFTEFSGKVYSGVKLESVKNPDAEGNFNSEVEGRPSNLGDLCSVKINSATQKQLADDGMQAGDVTMASGSSVKDLIKNYLTTTNKNTLNNSDRSVQMPLYRDPVSSASFAKHRRNDVKLGIRDDDENSFRCFKRSTKIRAFRHRSHNGYRRIRKLLTSRRWHVAPGLKECEFFNSYKAMRPYGNRKRTYAQQRRHFEKAPKRRKLCSRSFAIAYDQEVSSESISNLPEKQTNGDNYGSALIAHRGIGTTASVKGLQNPKDPNVKFSIKSFRVPELYIEVPETTTVGSLKKTVMDAVTTILGGSLRVGVILHGNKVRDDNRTLEQAGISHNGDLDALGFTLEPNSSQVSSSLPPKDPPASLLAAAEKELPGNPASPNLDLALLAIPPDPSPEFKLDKHDESNHELLEGPTDASRNVVGPESQALVAVEQTNAEPLAVVPMNQKSRRAEFSQRRTRRPFSVTEVEALVEAVEQLGTGRWRDVKMRAFDNVDHRTYVDLKDKWKTLVHTASIAPQQRRGEPVPQELLDRVLAAHSFWSLQQAKQNGKAEAVVRIGDAPAQVVEA